A region of Vanessa cardui chromosome 1, ilVanCard2.1, whole genome shotgun sequence DNA encodes the following proteins:
- the LOC124533445 gene encoding heat shock factor protein isoform X1, with product MRSVVEIGASVPAFLGKLWKLVNDSETNHLISWSPGGKTFVIKNQADFARELLPLYYKHNNMASFIRQLNMYGFHKITSVENGGLRYEKDEIEFSHPCFMRGHAYLLEHIKRKIANPKSIVASNESGEKILLKPELMNKVLADVKQMKGKQESLDAKFSAMKQENEALWREVAILRQKHIKQQQIVNNLIQFLMSLVQPTRAPNSSSNNVGVKRPYQLMINSAAHNSSSDGSYPNRLKTMKLDKDVLDDLNEDNMEDGPTIHELAHDDIVQNDASQDSLDPAGFVSVDLASPIISNTHNNIDPTTSTQYHVTMEDGDDTESDRTRLAFPIIHTNGFLRIPDSTPIVTSPSPTMASTSPIGQPAMEQVLNNVIAASASTSKSKMRNTSNKNTSTNNKSLLSTSNFNAINPSADFKLPAEIFASDDSVSDTGVAAAEDISTLQDSILADQGVSTSKDKMLGGINIKLEKPSEYVKTGKKSKKSKDNMNTCNLNLADIKTELQDDFDWNHMTLATVNNNTNRLQTMYRRDNSQNREDYSSHFGSHSNKNDIDDHLDTMQTDLDSLRELLRGDTYSLDTNTLLGIDESVGPTGSHRTKPNLFGSDDPFYGLSYNTSDDRTKTCNNAKKLKGDISNVSSDDTRAMSPFTEDDAEGSQLISYTGNIPDFEDINMPDLEGENSQEPCLSPSPSPSSTTLNTPQVQVRSPLFTLRP from the exons ATGCGTTCCGTTGTGGAAATCGGGGCTAGTGTCCCAGCTTTTTTGGGAAAATTATGGAAATTGGTTAATGATTCTGAGACCAATCATTTGATTTCATGGAGTCCT ggtGGGAAAACATTTGTGATAAAAAATCAAGCAGACTTTGCTCGAGAATTGTTACCACTTTAttacaaacacaacaatatgGCAAGCTTTATTAGACAGTTAAATATGTATGgatttcataaaataacatCAGTAGAAAATGGCGGGCTACGCTATGAAAAAGATGAAATAGAATTTTCTCATCCATGCTTTATGCGAGGACATGCTTAtcttttggaacatattaaaagaaaaattgctAATCCTAAATCAATAGTTGCAAGTAATGAAAGTGGTGAAAAAATTCTTCTAAAGCCAGAGTTAATGAACAAAGTACTGGCAGACGTGAAACAAATGAAGGGTAAACAGGAGAGTCTTGATGCAAAGTTCAGTGCAATGAAACAGGAAAATGAAGCATTATGGAGAGAAGTAGCAATTCTGAGACAGAAACATATCAAACAACAGCAAATTGTAAACAAT TTAATACAATTCCTGATGTCCCTCGTGCAACCTACAAGGGCTCCTAATTCCAGCAGTAACAATGTTGGCGTAAAGAGGCCTTATCAGTTAATGATTAATAGTGCAGCTCATAATTCCTCATCAGATGGTTCATACCCAAATAGATTAAAAACTATGAAACTCGACAAAGATGTTTTGGATGATCTGAATGAAGACAATATG GAGGATGGTCCAACTATTCATGAACTGGCTCATGATGATATTGTACAAAATGATGCTTCACAAGACTCATTAGATCCAGCTGGATTCGTGTCTGTGGACTTAGCTAGTCCGATTATTTCCAATACTCACAACAATATTGACCCCACAACGTCAACACAGTATCATGTTACAATGGAAGACGGAGACGATACTGAATCAG ATCGTACAAGATTAGCATTTCCCATAATACATACAAATGGCTTCTTAAGGATACCTGATTCTACACCAATAGTTACATCACCTTCCCCTACAATGGCATCTACATCTCCAATAGGTCAGCCAGCTATGGAGCAGGTGCTTAATAATGTGATTGCAGCATCTGCAAGTACATCTAAATCCAAGATGAGGAATACAAGTAACAAAAATACATCTACAAACAATAAAAGTCTTCTGTCAACCAGtaattttaatgcaataaatCCATCAGCCGATTTTAAGCTTCCAGCTGAAATATTTGCAAGTGATGATTCTGTGAGTGACACTGGTGTTGCTGCAGCGGAAGATATAAGCACACTTCAAGATTCCATCCTTGCCGATCAAGGAGTTTCCACATCTAAAGATAAAATGCTCGGAGGGATTAATATAAAGTTGGAGAAACCATCTGAATATGTCAAGACTGGAAAGAAGTCTAAAAAATCAAAGGACAATATGAATACGTGCAATTTAAATTTAGCAGATATAAAGACTGAACTTCAGGATGATTTTGACTGGAATCACATGACATTAGCAACTGTCAACAATAACACAAATAGGTTACAGACAat GTATAGAAGAGATAACAGTCAAAATAGAGAAGATTATTCTTCTCACTTTGGATCACACTCAAACAA gAATGACATTGATGATCATTTAGATACGATGCAAACAGACTTGGACTCCTTGCGAGAGCTGCTACGAGGTGACACCTACTCATTGGACACCAACACATTATTAGGG ATTGATGAAAGCGTAGGACCTACAGGTTCCCACCGTACAAAaccaaat CTTTTCGGATCTGATGATCCCTTCTATGGGCTATCTTACAATACATCGGACGACCGGACTAAAACTTGCAACAATG cGAAGAAGCTGAAAGGTGATATTTCGAATGTAAGCAGTGACGACACTCGCGCGATGAGCCCGTTCACTGAGGACGATG CTGAGGGGAGTCAGCTAATATCGTATACAGGGAATATTCCAGACTTTGAGGATATTAATATGCCCGATTTGGAAGGCGAGAATTCTCAGGAGCCCTGTTTGTCTCCGAGTCCGAGCCCGAGTAGTACGACGCTCAACACGCCTCAAGTGCAAGTACGATCACCACTCTTCACTCTAAGGCCATGA
- the LOC124533445 gene encoding heat shock factor protein 1 isoform X6 yields MRSVVEIGASVPAFLGKLWKLVNDSETNHLISWSPGGKTFVIKNQADFARELLPLYYKHNNMASFIRQLNMYGFHKITSVENGGLRYEKDEIEFSHPCFMRGHAYLLEHIKRKIANPKSIVASNESGEKILLKPELMNKVLADVKQMKGKQESLDAKFSAMKQENEALWREVAILRQKHIKQQQIVNNLIQFLMSLVQPTRAPNSSSNNVGVKRPYQLMINSAAHNSSSDGSYPNRLKTMKLDKDVLDDLNEDNMEDGPTIHELAHDDIVQNDASQDSLDPAGFVSVDLASPIISNTHNNIDPTTSTQYHVTMEDGDDTESGQPAMEQVLNNVIAASASTSKSKMRNTSNKNTSTNNKSLLSTSNFNAINPSADFKLPAEIFASDDSVSDTGVAAAEDISTLQDSILADQGVSTSKDKMLGGINIKLEKPSEYVKTGKKSKKSKDNMNTCNLNLADIKTELQDDFDWNHMTLATVNNNTNRLQTMYRRDNSQNREDYSSHFGSHSNKNDIDDHLDTMQTDLDSLRELLRGDTYSLDTNTLLGIDESVGPTGSHRTKPNLFGSDDPFYGLSYNTSDDRTKTCNNAKKLKGDISNVSSDDTRAMSPFTEDDAEGSQLISYTGNIPDFEDINMPDLEGENSQEPCLSPSPSPSSTTLNTPQVQVRSPLFTLRP; encoded by the exons ATGCGTTCCGTTGTGGAAATCGGGGCTAGTGTCCCAGCTTTTTTGGGAAAATTATGGAAATTGGTTAATGATTCTGAGACCAATCATTTGATTTCATGGAGTCCT ggtGGGAAAACATTTGTGATAAAAAATCAAGCAGACTTTGCTCGAGAATTGTTACCACTTTAttacaaacacaacaatatgGCAAGCTTTATTAGACAGTTAAATATGTATGgatttcataaaataacatCAGTAGAAAATGGCGGGCTACGCTATGAAAAAGATGAAATAGAATTTTCTCATCCATGCTTTATGCGAGGACATGCTTAtcttttggaacatattaaaagaaaaattgctAATCCTAAATCAATAGTTGCAAGTAATGAAAGTGGTGAAAAAATTCTTCTAAAGCCAGAGTTAATGAACAAAGTACTGGCAGACGTGAAACAAATGAAGGGTAAACAGGAGAGTCTTGATGCAAAGTTCAGTGCAATGAAACAGGAAAATGAAGCATTATGGAGAGAAGTAGCAATTCTGAGACAGAAACATATCAAACAACAGCAAATTGTAAACAAT TTAATACAATTCCTGATGTCCCTCGTGCAACCTACAAGGGCTCCTAATTCCAGCAGTAACAATGTTGGCGTAAAGAGGCCTTATCAGTTAATGATTAATAGTGCAGCTCATAATTCCTCATCAGATGGTTCATACCCAAATAGATTAAAAACTATGAAACTCGACAAAGATGTTTTGGATGATCTGAATGAAGACAATATG GAGGATGGTCCAACTATTCATGAACTGGCTCATGATGATATTGTACAAAATGATGCTTCACAAGACTCATTAGATCCAGCTGGATTCGTGTCTGTGGACTTAGCTAGTCCGATTATTTCCAATACTCACAACAATATTGACCCCACAACGTCAACACAGTATCATGTTACAATGGAAGACGGAGACGATACTGAATCAG GTCAGCCAGCTATGGAGCAGGTGCTTAATAATGTGATTGCAGCATCTGCAAGTACATCTAAATCCAAGATGAGGAATACAAGTAACAAAAATACATCTACAAACAATAAAAGTCTTCTGTCAACCAGtaattttaatgcaataaatCCATCAGCCGATTTTAAGCTTCCAGCTGAAATATTTGCAAGTGATGATTCTGTGAGTGACACTGGTGTTGCTGCAGCGGAAGATATAAGCACACTTCAAGATTCCATCCTTGCCGATCAAGGAGTTTCCACATCTAAAGATAAAATGCTCGGAGGGATTAATATAAAGTTGGAGAAACCATCTGAATATGTCAAGACTGGAAAGAAGTCTAAAAAATCAAAGGACAATATGAATACGTGCAATTTAAATTTAGCAGATATAAAGACTGAACTTCAGGATGATTTTGACTGGAATCACATGACATTAGCAACTGTCAACAATAACACAAATAGGTTACAGACAat GTATAGAAGAGATAACAGTCAAAATAGAGAAGATTATTCTTCTCACTTTGGATCACACTCAAACAA gAATGACATTGATGATCATTTAGATACGATGCAAACAGACTTGGACTCCTTGCGAGAGCTGCTACGAGGTGACACCTACTCATTGGACACCAACACATTATTAGGG ATTGATGAAAGCGTAGGACCTACAGGTTCCCACCGTACAAAaccaaat CTTTTCGGATCTGATGATCCCTTCTATGGGCTATCTTACAATACATCGGACGACCGGACTAAAACTTGCAACAATG cGAAGAAGCTGAAAGGTGATATTTCGAATGTAAGCAGTGACGACACTCGCGCGATGAGCCCGTTCACTGAGGACGATG CTGAGGGGAGTCAGCTAATATCGTATACAGGGAATATTCCAGACTTTGAGGATATTAATATGCCCGATTTGGAAGGCGAGAATTCTCAGGAGCCCTGTTTGTCTCCGAGTCCGAGCCCGAGTAGTACGACGCTCAACACGCCTCAAGTGCAAGTACGATCACCACTCTTCACTCTAAGGCCATGA
- the LOC124533445 gene encoding heat shock factor protein isoform X9, translated as MRSVVEIGASVPAFLGKLWKLVNDSETNHLISWSPGGKTFVIKNQADFARELLPLYYKHNNMASFIRQLNMYGFHKITSVENGGLRYEKDEIEFSHPCFMRGHAYLLEHIKRKIANPKSIVASNESGEKILLKPELMNKVLADVKQMKGKQESLDAKFSAMKQENEALWREVAILRQKHIKQQQIVNNLIQFLMSLVQPTRAPNSSSNNVGVKRPYQLMINSAAHNSSSDGSYPNRLKTMKLDKDVLDDLNEDNMEDGPTIHELAHDDIVQNDASQDSLDPAGFVSVDLASPIISNTHNNIDPTTSTQYHVTMEDGDDTESDRTRLAFPIIHTNGFLRIPDSTPIVTSPSPTMASTSPIGQPAMEQVLNNVIAASASTSKSKMRNTSNKNTSTNNKSLLSTSNFNAINPSADFKLPAEIFASDDSVSDTGVAAAEDISTLQDSILADQGVSTSKDKMLGGINIKLEKPSEYVKTGKKSKKSKDNMNTCNLNLADIKTELQDDFDWNHMTLATVNNNTNRLQTMNDIDDHLDTMQTDLDSLRELLRGDTYSLDTNTLLGLFGSDDPFYGLSYNTSDDRTKTCNNAEGSQLISYTGNIPDFEDINMPDLEGENSQEPCLSPSPSPSSTTLNTPQVQVRSPLFTLRP; from the exons ATGCGTTCCGTTGTGGAAATCGGGGCTAGTGTCCCAGCTTTTTTGGGAAAATTATGGAAATTGGTTAATGATTCTGAGACCAATCATTTGATTTCATGGAGTCCT ggtGGGAAAACATTTGTGATAAAAAATCAAGCAGACTTTGCTCGAGAATTGTTACCACTTTAttacaaacacaacaatatgGCAAGCTTTATTAGACAGTTAAATATGTATGgatttcataaaataacatCAGTAGAAAATGGCGGGCTACGCTATGAAAAAGATGAAATAGAATTTTCTCATCCATGCTTTATGCGAGGACATGCTTAtcttttggaacatattaaaagaaaaattgctAATCCTAAATCAATAGTTGCAAGTAATGAAAGTGGTGAAAAAATTCTTCTAAAGCCAGAGTTAATGAACAAAGTACTGGCAGACGTGAAACAAATGAAGGGTAAACAGGAGAGTCTTGATGCAAAGTTCAGTGCAATGAAACAGGAAAATGAAGCATTATGGAGAGAAGTAGCAATTCTGAGACAGAAACATATCAAACAACAGCAAATTGTAAACAAT TTAATACAATTCCTGATGTCCCTCGTGCAACCTACAAGGGCTCCTAATTCCAGCAGTAACAATGTTGGCGTAAAGAGGCCTTATCAGTTAATGATTAATAGTGCAGCTCATAATTCCTCATCAGATGGTTCATACCCAAATAGATTAAAAACTATGAAACTCGACAAAGATGTTTTGGATGATCTGAATGAAGACAATATG GAGGATGGTCCAACTATTCATGAACTGGCTCATGATGATATTGTACAAAATGATGCTTCACAAGACTCATTAGATCCAGCTGGATTCGTGTCTGTGGACTTAGCTAGTCCGATTATTTCCAATACTCACAACAATATTGACCCCACAACGTCAACACAGTATCATGTTACAATGGAAGACGGAGACGATACTGAATCAG ATCGTACAAGATTAGCATTTCCCATAATACATACAAATGGCTTCTTAAGGATACCTGATTCTACACCAATAGTTACATCACCTTCCCCTACAATGGCATCTACATCTCCAATAGGTCAGCCAGCTATGGAGCAGGTGCTTAATAATGTGATTGCAGCATCTGCAAGTACATCTAAATCCAAGATGAGGAATACAAGTAACAAAAATACATCTACAAACAATAAAAGTCTTCTGTCAACCAGtaattttaatgcaataaatCCATCAGCCGATTTTAAGCTTCCAGCTGAAATATTTGCAAGTGATGATTCTGTGAGTGACACTGGTGTTGCTGCAGCGGAAGATATAAGCACACTTCAAGATTCCATCCTTGCCGATCAAGGAGTTTCCACATCTAAAGATAAAATGCTCGGAGGGATTAATATAAAGTTGGAGAAACCATCTGAATATGTCAAGACTGGAAAGAAGTCTAAAAAATCAAAGGACAATATGAATACGTGCAATTTAAATTTAGCAGATATAAAGACTGAACTTCAGGATGATTTTGACTGGAATCACATGACATTAGCAACTGTCAACAATAACACAAATAGGTTACAGACAat gAATGACATTGATGATCATTTAGATACGATGCAAACAGACTTGGACTCCTTGCGAGAGCTGCTACGAGGTGACACCTACTCATTGGACACCAACACATTATTAGGG CTTTTCGGATCTGATGATCCCTTCTATGGGCTATCTTACAATACATCGGACGACCGGACTAAAACTTGCAACAATG CTGAGGGGAGTCAGCTAATATCGTATACAGGGAATATTCCAGACTTTGAGGATATTAATATGCCCGATTTGGAAGGCGAGAATTCTCAGGAGCCCTGTTTGTCTCCGAGTCCGAGCCCGAGTAGTACGACGCTCAACACGCCTCAAGTGCAAGTACGATCACCACTCTTCACTCTAAGGCCATGA
- the LOC124533445 gene encoding heat shock factor protein isoform X3 — MRSVVEIGASVPAFLGKLWKLVNDSETNHLISWSPGGKTFVIKNQADFARELLPLYYKHNNMASFIRQLNMYGFHKITSVENGGLRYEKDEIEFSHPCFMRGHAYLLEHIKRKIANPKSIVASNESGEKILLKPELMNKVLADVKQMKGKQESLDAKFSAMKQENEALWREVAILRQKHIKQQQIVNNLIQFLMSLVQPTRAPNSSSNNVGVKRPYQLMINSAAHNSSSDGSYPNRLKTMKLDKDVLDDLNEDNMEDGPTIHELAHDDIVQNDASQDSLDPAGFVSVDLASPIISNTHNNIDPTTSTQYHVTMEDGDDTESDRTRLAFPIIHTNGFLRIPDSTPIVTSPSPTMASTSPIGQPAMEQVLNNVIAASASTSKSKMRNTSNKNTSTNNKSLLSTSNFNAINPSADFKLPAEIFASDDSVSDTGVAAAEDISTLQDSILADQGVSTSKDKMLGGINIKLEKPSEYVKTGKKSKKSKDNMNTCNLNLADIKTELQDDFDWNHMTLATVNNNTNRLQTMNDIDDHLDTMQTDLDSLRELLRGDTYSLDTNTLLGIDESVGPTGSHRTKPNLFGSDDPFYGLSYNTSDDRTKTCNNAKKLKGDISNVSSDDTRAMSPFTEDDAEGSQLISYTGNIPDFEDINMPDLEGENSQEPCLSPSPSPSSTTLNTPQVQVRSPLFTLRP, encoded by the exons ATGCGTTCCGTTGTGGAAATCGGGGCTAGTGTCCCAGCTTTTTTGGGAAAATTATGGAAATTGGTTAATGATTCTGAGACCAATCATTTGATTTCATGGAGTCCT ggtGGGAAAACATTTGTGATAAAAAATCAAGCAGACTTTGCTCGAGAATTGTTACCACTTTAttacaaacacaacaatatgGCAAGCTTTATTAGACAGTTAAATATGTATGgatttcataaaataacatCAGTAGAAAATGGCGGGCTACGCTATGAAAAAGATGAAATAGAATTTTCTCATCCATGCTTTATGCGAGGACATGCTTAtcttttggaacatattaaaagaaaaattgctAATCCTAAATCAATAGTTGCAAGTAATGAAAGTGGTGAAAAAATTCTTCTAAAGCCAGAGTTAATGAACAAAGTACTGGCAGACGTGAAACAAATGAAGGGTAAACAGGAGAGTCTTGATGCAAAGTTCAGTGCAATGAAACAGGAAAATGAAGCATTATGGAGAGAAGTAGCAATTCTGAGACAGAAACATATCAAACAACAGCAAATTGTAAACAAT TTAATACAATTCCTGATGTCCCTCGTGCAACCTACAAGGGCTCCTAATTCCAGCAGTAACAATGTTGGCGTAAAGAGGCCTTATCAGTTAATGATTAATAGTGCAGCTCATAATTCCTCATCAGATGGTTCATACCCAAATAGATTAAAAACTATGAAACTCGACAAAGATGTTTTGGATGATCTGAATGAAGACAATATG GAGGATGGTCCAACTATTCATGAACTGGCTCATGATGATATTGTACAAAATGATGCTTCACAAGACTCATTAGATCCAGCTGGATTCGTGTCTGTGGACTTAGCTAGTCCGATTATTTCCAATACTCACAACAATATTGACCCCACAACGTCAACACAGTATCATGTTACAATGGAAGACGGAGACGATACTGAATCAG ATCGTACAAGATTAGCATTTCCCATAATACATACAAATGGCTTCTTAAGGATACCTGATTCTACACCAATAGTTACATCACCTTCCCCTACAATGGCATCTACATCTCCAATAGGTCAGCCAGCTATGGAGCAGGTGCTTAATAATGTGATTGCAGCATCTGCAAGTACATCTAAATCCAAGATGAGGAATACAAGTAACAAAAATACATCTACAAACAATAAAAGTCTTCTGTCAACCAGtaattttaatgcaataaatCCATCAGCCGATTTTAAGCTTCCAGCTGAAATATTTGCAAGTGATGATTCTGTGAGTGACACTGGTGTTGCTGCAGCGGAAGATATAAGCACACTTCAAGATTCCATCCTTGCCGATCAAGGAGTTTCCACATCTAAAGATAAAATGCTCGGAGGGATTAATATAAAGTTGGAGAAACCATCTGAATATGTCAAGACTGGAAAGAAGTCTAAAAAATCAAAGGACAATATGAATACGTGCAATTTAAATTTAGCAGATATAAAGACTGAACTTCAGGATGATTTTGACTGGAATCACATGACATTAGCAACTGTCAACAATAACACAAATAGGTTACAGACAat gAATGACATTGATGATCATTTAGATACGATGCAAACAGACTTGGACTCCTTGCGAGAGCTGCTACGAGGTGACACCTACTCATTGGACACCAACACATTATTAGGG ATTGATGAAAGCGTAGGACCTACAGGTTCCCACCGTACAAAaccaaat CTTTTCGGATCTGATGATCCCTTCTATGGGCTATCTTACAATACATCGGACGACCGGACTAAAACTTGCAACAATG cGAAGAAGCTGAAAGGTGATATTTCGAATGTAAGCAGTGACGACACTCGCGCGATGAGCCCGTTCACTGAGGACGATG CTGAGGGGAGTCAGCTAATATCGTATACAGGGAATATTCCAGACTTTGAGGATATTAATATGCCCGATTTGGAAGGCGAGAATTCTCAGGAGCCCTGTTTGTCTCCGAGTCCGAGCCCGAGTAGTACGACGCTCAACACGCCTCAAGTGCAAGTACGATCACCACTCTTCACTCTAAGGCCATGA
- the LOC124533445 gene encoding heat shock factor protein isoform X7, whose amino-acid sequence MRSVVEIGASVPAFLGKLWKLVNDSETNHLISWSPGGKTFVIKNQADFARELLPLYYKHNNMASFIRQLNMYGFHKITSVENGGLRYEKDEIEFSHPCFMRGHAYLLEHIKRKIANPKSIVASNESGEKILLKPELMNKVLADVKQMKGKQESLDAKFSAMKQENEALWREVAILRQKHIKQQQIVNNLIQFLMSLVQPTRAPNSSSNNVGVKRPYQLMINSAAHNSSSDGSYPNRLKTMKLDKDVLDDLNEDNMEDGPTIHELAHDDIVQNDASQDSLDPAGFVSVDLASPIISNTHNNIDPTTSTQYHVTMEDGDDTESDRTRLAFPIIHTNGFLRIPDSTPIVTSPSPTMASTSPIGQPAMEQVLNNVIAASASTSKSKMRNTSNKNTSTNNKSLLSTSNFNAINPSADFKLPAEIFASDDSVSDTGVAAAEDISTLQDSILADQGVSTSKDKMLGGINIKLEKPSEYVKTGKKSKKSKDNMNTCNLNLADIKTELQDDFDWNHMTLATVNNNTNRLQTMYRRDNSQNREDYSSHFGSHSNKNDIDDHLDTMQTDLDSLRELLRGDTYSLDTNTLLGLFGSDDPFYGLSYNTSDDRTKTCNNAEGSQLISYTGNIPDFEDINMPDLEGENSQEPCLSPSPSPSSTTLNTPQVQVRSPLFTLRP is encoded by the exons ATGCGTTCCGTTGTGGAAATCGGGGCTAGTGTCCCAGCTTTTTTGGGAAAATTATGGAAATTGGTTAATGATTCTGAGACCAATCATTTGATTTCATGGAGTCCT ggtGGGAAAACATTTGTGATAAAAAATCAAGCAGACTTTGCTCGAGAATTGTTACCACTTTAttacaaacacaacaatatgGCAAGCTTTATTAGACAGTTAAATATGTATGgatttcataaaataacatCAGTAGAAAATGGCGGGCTACGCTATGAAAAAGATGAAATAGAATTTTCTCATCCATGCTTTATGCGAGGACATGCTTAtcttttggaacatattaaaagaaaaattgctAATCCTAAATCAATAGTTGCAAGTAATGAAAGTGGTGAAAAAATTCTTCTAAAGCCAGAGTTAATGAACAAAGTACTGGCAGACGTGAAACAAATGAAGGGTAAACAGGAGAGTCTTGATGCAAAGTTCAGTGCAATGAAACAGGAAAATGAAGCATTATGGAGAGAAGTAGCAATTCTGAGACAGAAACATATCAAACAACAGCAAATTGTAAACAAT TTAATACAATTCCTGATGTCCCTCGTGCAACCTACAAGGGCTCCTAATTCCAGCAGTAACAATGTTGGCGTAAAGAGGCCTTATCAGTTAATGATTAATAGTGCAGCTCATAATTCCTCATCAGATGGTTCATACCCAAATAGATTAAAAACTATGAAACTCGACAAAGATGTTTTGGATGATCTGAATGAAGACAATATG GAGGATGGTCCAACTATTCATGAACTGGCTCATGATGATATTGTACAAAATGATGCTTCACAAGACTCATTAGATCCAGCTGGATTCGTGTCTGTGGACTTAGCTAGTCCGATTATTTCCAATACTCACAACAATATTGACCCCACAACGTCAACACAGTATCATGTTACAATGGAAGACGGAGACGATACTGAATCAG ATCGTACAAGATTAGCATTTCCCATAATACATACAAATGGCTTCTTAAGGATACCTGATTCTACACCAATAGTTACATCACCTTCCCCTACAATGGCATCTACATCTCCAATAGGTCAGCCAGCTATGGAGCAGGTGCTTAATAATGTGATTGCAGCATCTGCAAGTACATCTAAATCCAAGATGAGGAATACAAGTAACAAAAATACATCTACAAACAATAAAAGTCTTCTGTCAACCAGtaattttaatgcaataaatCCATCAGCCGATTTTAAGCTTCCAGCTGAAATATTTGCAAGTGATGATTCTGTGAGTGACACTGGTGTTGCTGCAGCGGAAGATATAAGCACACTTCAAGATTCCATCCTTGCCGATCAAGGAGTTTCCACATCTAAAGATAAAATGCTCGGAGGGATTAATATAAAGTTGGAGAAACCATCTGAATATGTCAAGACTGGAAAGAAGTCTAAAAAATCAAAGGACAATATGAATACGTGCAATTTAAATTTAGCAGATATAAAGACTGAACTTCAGGATGATTTTGACTGGAATCACATGACATTAGCAACTGTCAACAATAACACAAATAGGTTACAGACAat GTATAGAAGAGATAACAGTCAAAATAGAGAAGATTATTCTTCTCACTTTGGATCACACTCAAACAA gAATGACATTGATGATCATTTAGATACGATGCAAACAGACTTGGACTCCTTGCGAGAGCTGCTACGAGGTGACACCTACTCATTGGACACCAACACATTATTAGGG CTTTTCGGATCTGATGATCCCTTCTATGGGCTATCTTACAATACATCGGACGACCGGACTAAAACTTGCAACAATG CTGAGGGGAGTCAGCTAATATCGTATACAGGGAATATTCCAGACTTTGAGGATATTAATATGCCCGATTTGGAAGGCGAGAATTCTCAGGAGCCCTGTTTGTCTCCGAGTCCGAGCCCGAGTAGTACGACGCTCAACACGCCTCAAGTGCAAGTACGATCACCACTCTTCACTCTAAGGCCATGA